One bacterium DNA window includes the following coding sequences:
- a CDS encoding aspartate carbamoyltransferase: MQVDTALGKDLVGLEPLSAAQIRAILDTAEPFKEISERAIKKVPVLRGKTIVNLFFEPSTRTRISFEFAEKRLSADTVNISAVGSSVAKGETLVDTARNLEAMKIDMVVIRHGSSGAARFLADRIESNVINAGDGRHEHPTQALLDMLTIRDHLGRLEGVRVCIVGDILHSRVARSNIWGLTKMGAEVAVCGPRTLMPPYVTELGVQQFSRIEEAIEWADVLNVLRLQLERMQAGYVPSLREYNRFFGVTRARLLRAPRPLLILHPGPMNRGVEIDSDVADGPHSVILDQVTNGIAVRMAVLYLLAGGAPERAEAAKSAPEAV, translated from the coding sequence ATGCAGGTCGACACCGCTCTGGGCAAAGATCTCGTCGGGCTCGAACCGCTCAGCGCGGCGCAGATCCGCGCGATCCTGGACACGGCCGAGCCGTTCAAGGAGATCAGCGAGCGGGCCATCAAGAAAGTGCCCGTCCTGCGCGGCAAGACCATCGTCAACCTGTTCTTCGAGCCGTCGACGCGGACGCGGATCTCGTTCGAGTTCGCGGAGAAGCGCCTGTCGGCGGACACGGTCAACATCTCCGCGGTGGGGTCCAGCGTGGCCAAGGGTGAGACGCTGGTGGACACGGCCCGCAACCTCGAGGCGATGAAGATCGACATGGTCGTGATCCGTCACGGCTCCTCCGGCGCTGCGCGCTTCCTCGCCGACCGCATCGAGTCGAACGTGATCAACGCCGGTGACGGCCGCCACGAGCACCCCACGCAGGCGCTGCTCGACATGCTCACGATCCGCGACCACCTGGGCCGGCTCGAAGGGGTGCGCGTCTGTATCGTCGGGGATATCCTGCACTCCCGGGTGGCTCGGTCGAACATCTGGGGGCTCACCAAGATGGGCGCGGAAGTGGCCGTGTGCGGGCCGCGGACCCTGATGCCGCCCTACGTGACGGAGCTGGGCGTGCAGCAGTTTTCGCGCATCGAGGAAGCGATCGAGTGGGCGGACGTGCTCAACGTCCTGCGGCTCCAGCTCGAGCGGATGCAGGCGGGCTACGTGCCATCGCTGCGGGAGTACAACCGCTTCTTCGGCGTGACGCGTGCCCGTCTGCTGCGTGCGCCGCGTCCGTTGCTGATCCTGCACCCCGGGCCGATGAACCGCGGCGTCGAGATCGACAGCGACGTGGCCGACGGCCCGCACTCGGTGATCCTGGACCAGGTCACGAACGGCATCGCGGTGCGGATGGCCGTGCTCTACCTGCTGGCGGGCGGCGCGCCGGAGCGCGCGGAGGCGGCGAAGAGCGCGCCGGAGGCGGTGTGA
- the lexA gene encoding repressor LexA has protein sequence MRPSAHWRSVPPRPPRLRGRSQPERREPGARAVRAGFLVDENGATSVDCRSWATLIPANRRASRARAGRQGHGRPVRAAFVARRPAPTSPPTAAPREAMMPEPLTSLERRILDYLVEYLKRNTYQPSIREIGRRFDIKSTKTVSEYLQSLAEKGWIERDPSRSRGVRLLTVDMSPRTVSVPCYARVAATGEPLPRDAMVDTFELDRKLAGSTGAFLLTVTGEQLAYDGCQGGDLLLAEAVAEEELENGDVIVVRLGGEATLKRYHRRGGEVVLEPVNADYAPMLVRQRDDLTVVGRVIGVVRRLRAPVPASTAPTAMSEEEPPTD, from the coding sequence ATGCGGCCATCCGCGCACTGGAGGAGCGTGCCGCCGAGACCGCCGCGCCTCCGGGGCCGGAGCCAGCCGGAGCGCCGTGAGCCGGGGGCGCGGGCGGTCCGGGCGGGATTCCTCGTTGACGAAAACGGAGCGACCAGCGTAGATTGCCGCTCGTGGGCCACGCTGATTCCAGCGAATCGGCGCGCGTCACGGGCGCGGGCTGGCCGCCAGGGTCACGGTAGGCCGGTCCGCGCCGCCTTTGTAGCGCGCCGCCCCGCTCCAACCTCCCCGCCCACGGCCGCCCCACGGGAGGCGATGATGCCCGAACCGTTGACGAGCCTGGAACGCCGGATCCTCGACTATCTGGTCGAATACCTGAAGCGGAACACGTACCAGCCATCCATTCGTGAGATCGGCCGGCGGTTCGACATCAAGAGCACGAAGACGGTTTCGGAGTACCTGCAGTCGCTGGCGGAGAAGGGGTGGATCGAGCGGGACCCGTCGCGTTCGCGCGGGGTGCGCCTGCTGACGGTGGACATGAGTCCCCGTACGGTGAGCGTGCCGTGCTACGCCCGCGTCGCGGCGACGGGTGAGCCGTTGCCTCGGGACGCGATGGTCGACACGTTCGAGCTCGACCGGAAGCTGGCGGGTTCCACGGGAGCGTTCCTGCTCACGGTGACGGGCGAGCAGCTCGCCTACGACGGCTGCCAGGGCGGCGACTTGCTGCTGGCGGAGGCCGTGGCCGAGGAAGAGCTCGAGAACGGGGACGTCATCGTGGTGCGGCTGGGGGGCGAGGCGACGCTCAAACGGTACCACCGGCGCGGGGGCGAGGTGGTGCTGGAGCCGGTGAACGCGGACTACGCACCGATGCTGGTCCGGCAGCGGGACGATCTGACGGTCGTCGGGCGGGTGATCGGTGTGGTCCGCCGGTTACGGGCCCCCGTGCCGGCATCCACGGCGCCGACGGCGATGTCGGAAGAGGAACCGCCCACCGACTGA
- a CDS encoding glutamate--tRNA ligase, translating into MSERPIRVRFAPSPTGYLHVGGARTALFNWLFARRHGGTFILRIEDTDRARSSDAMVKAIIDGLEWLGLRWDEGPYHQADGAERHRRDALELVRTGHAYRCFCTPEEIQARQREAANGEAGFRYDRHCLLRVSAEEAERRAAAGQPYAVRFRVPEGTTSWDDAVHGRIEFANRDIEDFIILRSDGTAVYNMAVVSDDAEMGITHVIRGDDHISNTPKQILLYRALGRPTPVFAHVPMILGPDGKRLSKRHGATAIGEYREQGILPSAMVNFLALLGWSPDTDQELFEVDELIERFSLEGINKKSAIFDPQKLEWLNGQHLSRMPAERLEPLVTERLVAAGLASASELESRREWYLSLIDLLKVRARNLQAFVEQARPYFEETIAYEPAAVEKHWSEPAETRVRLMALRDRYSAVDEWDAARLETVLRELADELGIGAGKLIHPLRVALVGTAVSPGIFDVLAVMGRERTLRRLDAAIRALEERAAETAAPPGPEPAGAP; encoded by the coding sequence ATGAGCGAGAGACCGATCCGGGTGCGGTTCGCACCATCGCCCACCGGCTACCTGCACGTCGGCGGTGCGCGGACCGCGCTGTTCAACTGGCTTTTCGCCCGCCGCCACGGCGGGACCTTCATCCTCCGTATCGAGGACACGGACCGCGCCCGCTCGAGCGACGCGATGGTCAAGGCGATCATTGATGGGCTCGAGTGGCTCGGTCTGCGCTGGGACGAGGGGCCGTATCACCAGGCCGACGGCGCCGAGCGCCACCGCCGCGACGCGCTGGAGTTGGTCCGCACGGGCCACGCCTACCGCTGCTTCTGTACGCCCGAGGAGATCCAGGCGCGGCAGCGCGAGGCCGCGAACGGCGAAGCCGGGTTCCGTTACGACCGGCACTGCCTCCTCCGGGTCTCGGCGGAAGAGGCCGAGCGACGTGCCGCGGCAGGCCAGCCGTACGCCGTCCGGTTCCGCGTGCCCGAGGGGACCACGTCCTGGGATGACGCCGTCCACGGCCGCATCGAGTTCGCGAACCGGGACATCGAGGACTTCATCATCCTGCGCTCGGATGGGACGGCGGTCTACAACATGGCCGTGGTCAGTGACGACGCCGAGATGGGGATCACGCACGTGATCCGCGGCGATGACCACATTTCGAACACGCCGAAGCAGATCCTGCTGTACCGGGCGCTCGGCCGGCCGACGCCGGTGTTCGCGCACGTGCCGATGATCCTGGGGCCGGACGGCAAGCGCCTCTCGAAGCGGCACGGCGCGACGGCCATCGGCGAGTACCGGGAGCAGGGGATCCTGCCCTCCGCGATGGTGAACTTCCTCGCGCTGCTCGGCTGGTCGCCGGACACCGACCAGGAGCTGTTCGAGGTCGACGAGCTGATCGAGCGCTTCTCACTGGAGGGCATCAACAAGAAGAGCGCCATCTTCGACCCGCAGAAGCTGGAGTGGCTGAACGGTCAGCACCTCAGCCGTATGCCGGCCGAGCGGCTCGAGCCGCTGGTGACGGAGCGTCTCGTGGCAGCCGGCCTCGCTTCTGCGTCGGAGCTCGAGAGCCGGCGCGAGTGGTACCTGTCGCTGATCGACCTCCTCAAGGTCCGGGCGCGGAATCTCCAGGCCTTCGTCGAGCAGGCGCGGCCGTACTTCGAGGAGACCATCGCGTACGAGCCGGCCGCAGTGGAGAAGCATTGGTCCGAGCCGGCCGAGACACGGGTTCGGCTGATGGCGTTGCGCGACCGCTACAGCGCCGTGGACGAGTGGGACGCCGCTCGGCTCGAGACGGTGCTTCGCGAGCTGGCCGATGAGCTGGGCATCGGCGCCGGCAAGCTGATCCACCCGCTCCGCGTGGCCCTGGTCGGCACCGCCGTGTCTCCCGGGATCTTCGACGTCCTGGCCGTGATGGGCCGTGAGCGCACGTTGCGGCGCCTGGATGCGGCCATCCGCGCACTGGAGGAGCGTGCCGCCGAGACCGCCGCGCCTCCGGGGCCGGAGCCAGCCGGAGCGCCGTGA
- a CDS encoding dihydroorotase: MTPRPLLLRGGRVVDPSQGIDDVLDVLLVDGTVARLGRGLEAPEHAEVRNVSGLVVCPGLIDLHVHLREPGGERKETIESGARAAAAGGFTAVCAMPNTDPPVDDPAAVGFVRAQGMRAGYARVYPVAAVSVGQRGERLAAIGEMVDAGAVAISDDGRPVSDAGLMRLALEYAQTFGIPVANHCEELSLSRGGSMNEGLVSTRLGLQGIPNAAEDVMIARDLLLAELTGGRLHIQHVSTRRGVEMIRAAKERGVPVTAEVTPHHLTLTDEAVDGYRTEAKVNPPLRTAEDVAALREGLADGTLDVLATDHAPHHYDEKEQAFDDAPFGMVGLETALGIALTELVRKGVLTLSQLVDRMSCGPARAFRLPGGTLAVGSPADVTVIDLDAEWIVDPDKFLSKSRNTPFAGWKLVGQAALTIVGGRVVWDREVGPR; the protein is encoded by the coding sequence ATGACGCCGCGGCCGCTGTTGCTCCGTGGTGGACGGGTCGTGGACCCGTCGCAGGGGATCGACGACGTCCTGGACGTGCTGCTCGTGGACGGCACGGTGGCTCGCCTCGGGCGCGGCCTCGAGGCGCCGGAGCACGCCGAGGTCCGCAACGTGAGCGGGCTGGTGGTGTGCCCCGGTCTCATCGACCTCCACGTGCACCTGCGCGAGCCGGGCGGCGAGCGCAAGGAGACGATCGAGAGCGGCGCACGGGCTGCCGCGGCCGGCGGCTTCACCGCGGTGTGCGCCATGCCCAACACGGACCCGCCGGTGGACGACCCGGCGGCGGTCGGCTTCGTCCGGGCGCAGGGGATGCGCGCCGGGTACGCGCGGGTCTACCCCGTCGCTGCGGTCTCGGTCGGGCAGCGCGGCGAGCGGCTCGCCGCCATCGGAGAGATGGTGGACGCGGGCGCCGTGGCCATTTCCGATGATGGCCGACCCGTGTCGGACGCCGGGCTGATGCGCCTGGCGTTGGAATACGCGCAGACGTTCGGCATCCCGGTCGCGAACCACTGCGAGGAGCTCTCGCTCTCGCGCGGTGGATCCATGAACGAGGGGCTGGTCAGCACCCGGCTCGGCCTGCAGGGCATTCCGAACGCCGCGGAAGACGTGATGATCGCGCGCGACCTGCTGCTCGCCGAGCTCACCGGCGGGCGGCTGCACATCCAGCACGTCTCCACCCGGCGCGGCGTCGAGATGATCCGTGCGGCGAAGGAGCGAGGCGTCCCGGTCACCGCGGAGGTGACGCCGCACCACCTCACGTTGACGGATGAGGCCGTGGACGGCTACCGCACGGAGGCCAAGGTCAACCCGCCGCTGCGGACCGCGGAGGACGTGGCGGCGCTGCGCGAGGGCCTGGCCGACGGCACGCTGGACGTCCTCGCCACGGACCATGCGCCGCACCATTACGACGAGAAAGAACAGGCGTTCGACGACGCGCCGTTCGGGATGGTCGGCCTCGAGACCGCCCTGGGGATCGCCCTGACCGAGCTGGTCCGGAAGGGCGTGCTGACCCTCAGCCAGCTCGTGGACCGCATGAGCTGTGGACCCGCCCGTGCGTTCCGGCTGCCCGGCGGCACCCTGGCGGTCGGCTCGCCCGCGGACGTCACGGTCATCGACCTGGACGCCGAATGGATCGTCGACCCTGACAAGTTCCTCTCCAAGAGCCGCAATACGCCCTTCGCCGGCTGGAAGCTGGTGGGGCAGGCGGCGCTCACCATCGTGGGAGGACGGGTCGTGTGGGACCGGGAAGTGGGGCCGCGATGA
- a CDS encoding bifunctional pyr operon transcriptional regulator/uracil phosphoribosyltransferase PyrR, with protein sequence MTDQNRRLLLDERAVERTLARMAREIVERAGSIESLVLLGIQRRGVQLTERLAAEIERAEGVRPASGTLDITLYRDDLMAIGPRPVVGETRLPSGGIDGRVVVIVDDVCYTGRTARAALDELADFGRPARIYLCVLVDRGGRELPIQPDIVGLTVETTAGQRVDVLVPELDGRLAVELVSPAREVE encoded by the coding sequence ATGACGGACCAGAACCGAAGGCTGCTCCTGGACGAGCGCGCAGTGGAGCGCACGCTCGCGCGCATGGCGCGCGAGATCGTCGAGCGCGCGGGATCCATCGAGTCCCTCGTGCTGCTCGGCATCCAGCGCCGGGGCGTCCAGCTCACCGAGCGCCTGGCCGCGGAGATCGAGCGCGCCGAGGGCGTGCGGCCCGCCTCCGGGACACTGGACATCACCTTGTACCGTGACGACCTCATGGCGATCGGGCCGCGCCCCGTGGTGGGGGAGACTCGCCTCCCGTCGGGCGGGATCGACGGCCGCGTCGTCGTGATCGTGGACGACGTCTGCTACACCGGCCGAACGGCGCGCGCCGCCCTCGACGAGCTGGCGGACTTCGGCCGGCCTGCGCGGATCTACCTTTGCGTCCTGGTCGATCGGGGTGGCCGGGAACTGCCCATCCAGCCGGACATCGTGGGCCTCACCGTGGAGACGACGGCCGGCCAGCGGGTGGACGTGCTGGTGCCGGAGCTGGACGGGCGGCTCGCCGTCGAGCTCGTCTCGCCAGCGCGAGAGGTGGAGTGA
- a CDS encoding tRNA-specific adenosine deaminase → MQRALEQAYAAKAEDEVPVGAVVVAGGRLLAEGRNRTRGWHDPTGHAELIAIRRAAQRRSDWRLLDATVYVTLEPCAMCAGALVLARVRRLVFATPDPKTGMCGSLGCIVQDPRLNHRIRMTTGVLAEEAAELLRGFFRSRRG, encoded by the coding sequence ATGCAGCGGGCCCTCGAGCAAGCGTACGCGGCGAAGGCCGAGGACGAGGTGCCCGTCGGCGCGGTGGTGGTGGCCGGCGGCCGGCTGCTGGCCGAGGGACGGAACCGCACCCGTGGCTGGCACGACCCGACCGGCCACGCGGAGCTGATCGCCATTCGGCGCGCCGCGCAGCGCCGCTCGGACTGGCGCCTCCTCGACGCGACGGTCTACGTGACCCTGGAGCCGTGCGCCATGTGCGCGGGCGCGCTGGTGCTGGCCCGGGTTCGGCGCCTGGTCTTCGCCACACCGGACCCCAAGACGGGGATGTGCGGATCGCTGGGGTGCATCGTCCAGGACCCGCGCCTGAACCACCGGATCCGCATGACGACGGGCGTCCTCGCGGAGGAAGCCGCCGAGCTCCTGCGCGGCTTCTTCCGGTCCCGGCGCGGGTGA
- a CDS encoding sodium:proton antiporter, whose protein sequence is MNVPIEPGWLSLLPPLAAIALALVFREVVISLFAGIWLGALFLAGYNPITATLMSVDRFALEALADRDHASIIMFSLMLGGMVGVMTRSGGTRGIVEAMRQLATTRRRGQFFTWLAGMLIFFDDYANTLIVGNTMRPVTDRLGVSREKLAYIVDSTAAPVAAIALISTWVGYEISLIGDALRSSASQVADPAVQAQLLAAAENPFNVFLHSIPYLFYPILTLVFVLLTALMRRDFGPMLAAERRAATGGGLHRPGAMLATDTRGGLEEAPDGTPHRWYNAAIPVAVVILVALGGIFATGRESLGPGDHSLRDIVGAADPFKSLLWASLLGSGVAIALAVAQRLLSMREALEAWLTGLRAMVLAMVILVLAWSLGGVTEALGTGPYISGVLGDTLPLASLPVLVFLVAAGISFATGTSWGTMAILFPVVVPLAVSMGAGAGFEAGHYTILLGVVSSVMAGSIFGDHCSPISDTTVMSSMASACDHVDHVRTQLPYALLVAGVAMAVGDIPTALGLHPGISLVLGVAILAIVLRVAGRRYEPEEEEAKVVTGVVARM, encoded by the coding sequence ATGAACGTTCCCATCGAACCGGGTTGGCTCAGCCTGCTGCCGCCGCTGGCCGCGATCGCCCTCGCACTCGTTTTCCGTGAGGTCGTGATCTCGCTGTTCGCCGGCATCTGGCTCGGGGCGCTGTTCCTCGCCGGATACAATCCGATCACGGCCACGCTCATGAGCGTGGACCGGTTCGCCCTCGAAGCGCTGGCGGACCGCGACCACGCATCGATCATCATGTTCAGCTTGATGCTGGGTGGGATGGTCGGCGTGATGACGCGGAGCGGCGGAACGCGGGGGATCGTCGAAGCGATGCGGCAGCTCGCGACCACGCGGCGCCGAGGTCAGTTCTTCACCTGGCTGGCGGGCATGCTGATCTTCTTCGACGACTACGCCAATACCCTGATCGTGGGCAACACGATGCGCCCGGTCACGGACCGACTGGGCGTGTCACGCGAGAAGCTGGCCTACATCGTCGACTCGACGGCGGCGCCGGTGGCGGCGATCGCGCTGATCTCGACGTGGGTGGGCTACGAGATCTCGTTGATCGGGGACGCGTTGCGGAGCTCAGCCTCGCAGGTCGCGGATCCGGCTGTCCAGGCCCAACTCCTGGCCGCCGCGGAGAATCCGTTCAACGTCTTCTTGCATTCCATCCCCTACCTGTTCTACCCGATCCTCACGCTCGTCTTCGTATTGCTCACCGCTCTCATGCGCCGGGACTTCGGCCCGATGCTCGCCGCAGAGCGGCGGGCCGCGACGGGCGGTGGGCTCCACCGGCCGGGAGCCATGCTGGCGACCGACACGAGGGGCGGGCTGGAGGAGGCGCCGGACGGGACCCCGCACCGCTGGTACAACGCAGCGATCCCGGTGGCGGTCGTCATCCTGGTCGCTTTGGGCGGGATCTTCGCCACGGGCCGCGAGAGCCTCGGGCCCGGCGACCACTCGTTGCGTGACATCGTCGGAGCGGCCGATCCGTTCAAGTCGTTGCTCTGGGCGTCGCTCCTGGGGTCGGGCGTCGCGATCGCCCTGGCGGTCGCCCAGCGGCTGCTGTCGATGCGGGAGGCGCTGGAAGCGTGGCTCACGGGCTTGCGCGCCATGGTGCTCGCCATGGTGATTCTCGTGCTGGCGTGGAGCCTCGGCGGCGTGACCGAAGCCCTTGGTACAGGCCCCTACATCTCCGGCGTCCTTGGCGACACGCTGCCGCTGGCCTCGCTGCCGGTGCTGGTCTTCCTGGTCGCCGCCGGCATCTCCTTCGCGACGGGCACGTCGTGGGGCACGATGGCGATCCTGTTCCCCGTGGTCGTGCCGCTCGCGGTCAGTATGGGCGCTGGCGCCGGTTTCGAGGCCGGGCATTACACGATCCTCCTGGGGGTGGTCAGCTCCGTCATGGCCGGCTCCATCTTCGGCGACCACTGCTCGCCGATCTCGGACACGACGGTGATGAGCTCGATGGCCTCGGCGTGCGATCACGTGGACCACGTGCGCACGCAGCTCCCGTACGCGCTGCTCGTCGCGGGTGTGGCGATGGCCGTCGGAGACATTCCCACCGCTCTCGGCCTGCACCCGGGCATCTCGCTGGTGCTCGGCGTGGCGATCCTGGCCATCGTGCTCCGCGTGGCCGGCCGCCGCTACGAGCCCGAGGAGGAAGAGGCGAAGGTCGTGACCGGCGTGGTCGCCCGGATGTGA